In the genome of Zobellia nedashkovskayae, the window AAGAATGTCTCCCTCTACTTGCAACGGCCCTAGGGTTATTTCTACGGGTATTTCCTTTTTCTGCTTGTTTATCATGTAAAAATTCACAGAAATATCATACGTTATAATAGAGGGGTTGTCAAAAAAAGCTTGCCGTAATGGAGCACGCTTTTCATCAAATCTTGAAGGAATGAGAACTTCAATAGATTTACCTACTAATTCTTCTGATGTATATCCAAATAAGTTTACGGCTTGTTTGTTGATCATCTGTACGATATTGTCCTTATTTACAATAAATGTAGCATTAGGAGCAGATTCTAGCAAACCTTTAAATTTCCTTTGTTCCGCACGTTGCTCGCTTACATCTTGTAGGGTTCCTATCAGTTCAGTTGCTTTACCCGATCGATCAAGACTTGCTGTAGCTAGCAGCTCTACTGTTTTAATTACCCCACTTTTTAATATGATACGATGTATTACACTTTCAAATTTTTTATTTTCTAAAAGGGTATTTATTTTTTGCGTTACTTTCTCTCGATCATCTGGATGAACAAAACTGAAATAGGTGTCGAAATGAATTTCTGACTTTTCTTCAATTTCAAAAATGCGAAATAAGTTTGTAGACCATTTTATTTTATTGGTATTCAAATCCCATTGCCAGTTACCAGTTTTTGTGATTTGTTCTGCGAACCCAAGTAATTGATTTTTACGCAAGAGTTCATTCTCAAAGTTTTTTTGATCTGTAATGTCTTGCGAAATACCTAAAATGTTTAAAATATTTCCGTCTGTATCTGTATAAACTTCTCCGGTCACTTTAATTTGCCTAAGCTCTCCACGCATAACAATCGGATGCGTAAATTCAACAAATGATTTCGTTTCAATAGTTTCATCTAATACATCGAGAATATCTTGGAGATTTTCTGGAGGAACATCCCTTAAAAGGTCACTCTTGGTAAATTCAACATTTCTTTCAATACCAAGAGCATCTGCCATATTAAGGGAACAAGTAAATAAATCAGTTGCAAAATCCCACTGCCAATAGCCAAAATGGGCTTTCTGTTGAGCGGTAAGAAATAATTTATTTTTTTCAAAAAGCTCATCCTCAAAACGCTTTCTTGTGGTAATATCTTGAGAACTGCACATGAAACCGGTTAGGTTATCAGTATTGTCAAAAATAGGTTCTCCTAGAACCTGAATCACCCGTTCAGAACCATCACTTGTAATATAAGGGTGCTGAAGATTAGTAAACGATTTATTTTTTATTGAATTTTCTAAATGCTTTAGTACCTGTTTTTTATCTTCTTGGGGAATACCTTCCGTTAACTTCTCAATAGTAATTTGTTCACCATCGGGAGATCCAATTACTCGGGATATGTTTTTAG includes:
- a CDS encoding PAS domain-containing sensor histidine kinase; its protein translation is MDRIKQNIDVSITDLNAIARIGYWQLDTSSETYMLDDISCEITQLPNNTILNAKEKPPFCSTENKWAIIQETLAKAIEQKSSFNHEVELFLPEGNSIWVVLIGKGNYDKNGSCIKVSGMIQDITVRKNSEIELFKKKEILNYTENKAALGHWKWDLKNNLITCSKNISRVIGSPDGEQITIEKLTEGIPQEDKKQVLKHLENSIKNKSFTNLQHPYITSDGSERVIQVLGEPIFDNTDNLTGFMCSSQDITTRKRFEDELFEKNKLFLTAQQKAHFGYWQWDFATDLFTCSLNMADALGIERNVEFTKSDLLRDVPPENLQDILDVLDETIETKSFVEFTHPIVMRGELRQIKVTGEVYTDTDGNILNILGISQDITDQKNFENELLRKNQLLGFAEQITKTGNWQWDLNTNKIKWSTNLFRIFEIEEKSEIHFDTYFSFVHPDDREKVTQKINTLLENKKFESVIHRIILKSGVIKTVELLATASLDRSGKATELIGTLQDVSEQRAEQRKFKGLLESAPNATFIVNKDNIVQMINKQAVNLFGYTSEELVGKSIEVLIPSRFDEKRAPLRQAFFDNPSIITYDISVNFYMINKQKKEIPVEITLGPLQVEGDILLSVVVRDVTVEKNYQEKILKSKEDLELLTKELTAQNHQLADFTQITSHNLRAPVSNLNSLVDIYRQMDDETERHELFKKFETVISHLTLTLNTLIEALVAKSHNSLEHSDLLFSDALTKTEEIFTAEILRTKAVIKSDFTEVNSIRYHKIYLESIFQNLIGNALKYKSRERILELEISSKIDNGKVVLSFKDNGLGIDLEKHGHKIFGLNKVFHNHPEAKGIGLFMTKTQIEAMGGKITVTSKVDQGTTFNIHFI